A part of Thalassophryne amazonica chromosome 3, fThaAma1.1, whole genome shotgun sequence genomic DNA contains:
- the etnk2 gene encoding ethanolamine kinase 2: METKIHVPVGSPAIRKIPIFVDERDVTEGAMKLIKELRPAWEPSHVHTKLFTDGTTNKLVGCYVEDRPEDVVLVRVYGNKTELIVDRDNELNSFQVLHANGCAPRLYCSFQNGICYEFMQGEALGPQDVRDPSLLRLIAREMARIHAIHAHNGCVPKPNLWIKMRKYFSLVSTEFTEKASNIRIQQEVPSKTVLEQEMVWMKEHLSTLGSPVVLCHNDLLCKNIIHNTKEGHVRFIDYEYSSYNYQAFDIGNHFNEFAGMMDPDFGLYPSQEMQMVWLRVYLQAYKLFTKKTDEVSDRELETLYVQVNKFALASHFFWGFWALIQAKYSSIDFDFLGYAVLRFNQYFQTKPVVMALQIPE; this comes from the exons ATGGAGACGAAAATTCACGTGCCAGTCGGCTCACCGGCGATTAGAAAAATTCCCATTTTCGTGGACGAACGCGATGTGACGGAGGGAGCCATGAAGCTGATTAAAGAGCTGAGACCAGCGTGGGAGCCGAGTCACGTCCACACCAAG CTCTTCACTGATGGCACCACGAACAAGCTGGTGGGCTGCTATGTGGAGGACCGTCCAGAGGACGTGGTCCTGGTACGAGTATATGGCAACAAGACGGAGCTGATAGTGGACCGAGATAATGAGCTCAACAGCTTTCAG GTGCTGCATGCTAATGGCTGTGCGCCACGCCTCTACTGCTCCTTTCAGAATGGTATCTGTTATGAATTCATGCAAGGAGAAGCTCTTGGCCCGCAGGATGTCAGGGATCCTTCCTTACTCAG ACTGATCGCCAGGGAGATGGCTCGTATCCACGCCATCCATGCACACAACGGCTGCGTCCCTAAACCCAACCTCTGGATCAAGATGCGTAAATACTTTTCTCTTGTGTCCACAGAGTTCACAGAGAAGGCTTCAAATATTAG AATCCAACAGGAAGTGCCCAGCAAAACAGTGCTGGAGCAGGAGATGGTGTGGATGAAAGAACATCTCTCCACTCTGGGTTCTCCTGTAGTTCTGTGTCACAATGACCTGCTCTGCAAGAACATCATCCACAACACCAAGGAGG GCCACGTTCGCTTCATTGACTATGAATACTCCAGCTACAACTACCAGGCCTTTGATATTGGAAACCACTTCAATGAGTTTGCAG GCATGATGGACCCGGACTTCGGACTCTATCCCAGTCAGGAGATGCAGATGGtttggctgagagtttacctgcagGCCTACAAACTTTTCACCAAGAAAACAGACGAGGTCAGCGACAGAGAGTTGGAGACGCTCTACGTGCAGGTCAACAAGTTTGCTTTG GCTTCTCACTTTTTCTGGGGATTTTGGGCTCTTATCCAGGCCAAATACTCCTCCATTGATTTTGACTTCCtcgg TTATGCTGTACTGCGTTTCAACCAGTACTTCCAAACCAAACCTGTGGTGATGGCCCTGCAGATCCCAGAGTGA